A single Saccharolobus shibatae B12 DNA region contains:
- a CDS encoding CBS domain-containing protein, whose amino-acid sequence MKVLDVANPVVITVFPESSLKEAIDILSNNPTGRIVVLKEEKPIGMVSTRDVVASFSEYGTNIYDLKVKDIMSKDLITVSPNDDVNHVVRIMLMNNIGGIPVVDNNAIVGIFTEREVLKLVASSMFSGLVDSVMSSNIVSIGEENTILEAAKLMAMNNVRRLPVFSKDNKLIGIITAADIVKYLAKNKNIGKVLDAGTKNPITISRYYSILNAAKLMIEKRIGTLPVMENQKLVGIVTERDLMYAYINIV is encoded by the coding sequence ATGAAAGTGCTTGATGTTGCAAATCCTGTTGTAATAACTGTTTTCCCAGAGTCCTCCTTAAAGGAGGCAATTGATATACTTTCCAATAATCCAACAGGTAGAATTGTTGTTTTAAAGGAGGAAAAGCCTATTGGAATGGTTTCTACTAGGGATGTTGTTGCATCTTTCAGCGAATACGGGACTAATATATACGATTTAAAGGTTAAGGATATAATGAGCAAGGATTTAATTACTGTCTCGCCCAATGATGACGTCAATCATGTAGTTAGAATAATGTTAATGAACAATATTGGAGGGATTCCAGTAGTTGATAATAACGCTATTGTGGGTATTTTTACTGAAAGAGAGGTCTTAAAACTAGTAGCGTCCTCGATGTTCTCTGGATTAGTTGATTCCGTGATGTCAAGTAACATAGTATCCATAGGTGAGGAAAACACAATATTAGAAGCTGCCAAACTAATGGCCATGAATAACGTGAGGAGATTACCAGTATTTAGCAAGGATAACAAACTAATTGGTATAATTACTGCAGCTGATATAGTTAAATATCTAGCTAAGAATAAAAATATAGGAAAAGTCCTAGATGCTGGTACTAAAAACCCAATAACTATTAGCAGATATTACAGTATATTAAATGCGGCTAAATTGATGATAGAAAAGAGAATAGGCACATTACCAGTTATGGAAAATCAAAAATTAGTTGGAATAGTTACTGAAAGAGACCTTATGTATGCGTACATTAACATAGTATAA
- a CDS encoding 4-hydroxyphenylacetate 3-hydroxylase family protein yields the protein MVLRTGEEYVNAIRHRNKVEIYVMGKEVKDVTEHPFLKPSVLAFKATYDAAHEEDSKSLGRAWSSFINEEVNRFTHIHRSPEDLSAKVKLLRKISHKTGACFQRCVGWDALNTIYVTSRLMAERGKKEYYERFVEYLKYVQKNDIALAGAMTDVKGVRTLRPNEQPHAYLRVTQATKDGIYVSGAKANITGIAASEEIIVMPTRAMSEKDKDFAVAFSIPLDTEGIKVIIGRQVNDGRRLEEGEIDGLPYRTNHEGLVIFDNVFVPMERVFMLGDWQMSGILVEIFSSYHRQGYGGCKSGLGDVIIGAAYNLAKQIGVEKAPHIQNKLNEMVLLNENMYGSGIAASLDAVKLCEDGCWWVNPMFANVTKQLVTRFPYEITKFSTDIAGGIIGTAPSEWDLKNPKLKPYIEKYLQGMMDYSTEDRLRMVRLLENIGFSVAFLIESVHGAGSPEAQRIAINRVYDYEYAEKIAKYLSQIEKRIEFKENAEPWRRTDTEKLANNGGQK from the coding sequence ATGGTTCTAAGAACTGGGGAAGAGTACGTTAATGCAATTAGGCATAGAAATAAGGTTGAAATTTACGTTATGGGGAAGGAAGTAAAGGATGTAACAGAGCATCCTTTCTTAAAGCCTTCAGTACTTGCATTTAAAGCAACTTATGATGCAGCCCATGAGGAGGATAGTAAATCTTTAGGTAGAGCATGGAGTTCCTTCATTAATGAAGAGGTAAATAGATTCACCCATATCCATAGATCTCCAGAAGATTTGTCAGCCAAGGTTAAACTTCTGAGAAAGATTAGTCACAAAACGGGAGCTTGTTTCCAAAGATGCGTAGGTTGGGACGCACTAAATACAATATACGTCACCTCCAGACTTATGGCGGAAAGGGGTAAAAAGGAGTATTATGAGAGATTTGTTGAATATCTGAAATACGTTCAAAAGAATGATATAGCATTAGCTGGAGCCATGACTGATGTTAAAGGTGTAAGAACGTTAAGACCTAATGAACAACCTCATGCCTACTTAAGAGTAACTCAAGCTACTAAAGATGGTATTTATGTCTCAGGTGCTAAGGCCAATATAACCGGAATAGCAGCATCTGAAGAAATTATTGTAATGCCAACTAGAGCAATGAGTGAAAAAGATAAGGATTTTGCGGTAGCCTTTTCCATCCCCTTGGATACTGAGGGTATTAAGGTTATAATAGGAAGACAAGTTAATGATGGGAGAAGGTTAGAAGAAGGGGAGATAGATGGATTGCCCTATCGCACTAATCATGAGGGCTTGGTAATATTTGATAACGTCTTCGTTCCAATGGAAAGAGTGTTTATGTTAGGGGATTGGCAGATGAGCGGAATCCTAGTTGAAATTTTCAGCTCCTATCATAGGCAAGGCTATGGAGGTTGTAAATCTGGATTAGGGGATGTGATAATTGGCGCAGCATATAATTTAGCTAAACAAATTGGAGTTGAAAAAGCTCCACATATTCAGAATAAGCTGAATGAAATGGTTTTGTTGAATGAGAACATGTATGGAAGTGGTATTGCTGCCAGTCTAGATGCAGTTAAGTTATGTGAGGATGGGTGCTGGTGGGTGAATCCCATGTTTGCAAACGTTACTAAGCAATTAGTTACGAGATTTCCTTACGAGATTACTAAGTTTTCAACCGATATCGCAGGAGGTATAATAGGCACTGCTCCTAGTGAGTGGGACCTAAAGAACCCTAAACTTAAACCATACATTGAGAAGTACCTACAAGGTATGATGGACTACAGTACGGAAGATAGGCTAAGAATGGTAAGATTATTGGAGAATATAGGGTTTAGTGTAGCGTTCCTCATTGAGTCAGTTCACGGAGCAGGTAGTCCAGAGGCTCAGAGAATTGCCATAAATAGGGTTTATGATTACGAGTATGCTGAAAAGATTGCTAAATACTTATCACAAATAGAGAAGAGAATAGAGTTTAAGGAAAATGCAGAGCCTTGGAGAAGGACAGATACGGAAAAGTTAGCTAATAATGGAGGCCAAAAATAA
- a CDS encoding M20/M25/M40 family metallo-hydrolase produces the protein MDEELYTLIEFLKKPSISATGEGIEETANYLKETIEKLLGVKANIEKTKGHPVVYAEINVNAKKTLLVYNHYDVQPVDPISEWKRAPFSATIENDRIYARGASDNKGTLMARLFAIKHLIDKHELNVNVKLLYEGEEEIGSVNLEDYIEKNANKLKADSVIMEGAGLDPKGRPQIVLGVKGLLYVELVLDYGTKDLHSSNAPLVRNPCIDLSKVISTLVDMEGRVLIEGFYNDVRELTEEERELIKKYDIDVEELRKALGFKELRYSDREKIAEALLTYPTCNVDGFECGYTGKGSKTIVPHRAFAKLDFRLVPNQDPYKIFELLKKHLQKVGFNGEIITHGFEYPVRTSVNSPVVKAMIESARRVYGTEPQVIPNSAGTQPMGLFVYKLGIRDAVSAIGAGGYYSNAHAPNENIRIDDYYKAIKHTEEFLKLYSTL, from the coding sequence GTGGATGAGGAACTTTATACTTTAATTGAATTCTTAAAGAAACCCTCTATATCTGCAACTGGAGAAGGAATAGAAGAAACGGCGAACTATCTCAAGGAAACCATCGAGAAGTTATTGGGCGTAAAGGCAAATATTGAGAAGACTAAGGGTCATCCGGTAGTGTATGCTGAAATTAACGTTAATGCTAAAAAAACGCTACTTGTTTATAACCATTATGACGTTCAACCAGTGGATCCAATAAGCGAGTGGAAAAGAGCACCCTTTTCAGCAACAATTGAAAATGACAGAATCTACGCCAGGGGAGCCTCGGACAATAAAGGAACTTTAATGGCAAGGCTATTTGCTATTAAGCACTTAATAGATAAGCACGAATTGAATGTTAACGTGAAATTACTTTACGAGGGAGAGGAGGAAATTGGCAGTGTAAATTTGGAAGACTATATCGAAAAGAACGCTAATAAACTAAAGGCAGATTCAGTGATAATGGAGGGTGCTGGCTTAGACCCTAAAGGAAGACCACAAATAGTGCTAGGAGTAAAAGGATTATTATATGTTGAACTAGTGCTTGACTATGGAACTAAAGATCTACACTCTTCAAATGCGCCCTTAGTTAGAAATCCATGCATAGACCTATCTAAGGTAATATCTACATTGGTAGATATGGAAGGAAGAGTGCTGATTGAGGGGTTTTATAATGATGTAAGAGAATTAACGGAAGAAGAAAGAGAGTTAATAAAGAAATATGATATCGATGTAGAGGAACTAAGGAAAGCGTTAGGGTTTAAAGAATTAAGGTATTCTGATAGGGAAAAGATTGCTGAAGCATTACTAACTTACCCAACTTGTAATGTTGATGGATTCGAATGTGGATATACTGGAAAGGGCAGTAAAACAATCGTACCGCATAGAGCATTTGCGAAATTGGATTTTAGGCTAGTCCCTAATCAAGATCCTTACAAGATTTTCGAGCTGTTGAAGAAACACCTCCAAAAGGTTGGCTTTAATGGGGAAATAATTACTCATGGCTTCGAATATCCTGTTAGGACATCAGTTAACTCTCCAGTAGTCAAGGCAATGATAGAATCCGCTAGAAGAGTATATGGCACTGAACCACAAGTTATTCCTAATTCTGCTGGTACGCAACCCATGGGGCTTTTTGTTTATAAGTTGGGGATAAGGGATGCAGTCAGTGCAATAGGTGCTGGAGGGTATTACTCGAATGCGCATGCGCCTAATGAAAATATTAGGATAGATGACTACTATAAAGCTATAAAACATACCGAGGAATTTCTAAAATTATATTCGACACTATAA
- a CDS encoding DUF433 domain-containing protein, with translation MELPGYDYIVVYKDIHFGRPHIAGTLIRPESVLYELAKDKTFDEVSKAFYNQINFKQIKECIRYAIDVMKILKYYKKVKPKVPRRLKRKLGPTSYPFIDKENENNKYDPTIKNSNVKVVDVLNKLYEGKEISQVAEELSIPKEAVIESILYSASLIDDFHLSLSEFKDPASVVIESFNYIRKK, from the coding sequence GTGGAGCTTCCAGGTTATGATTACATCGTAGTGTATAAGGATATTCATTTTGGGAGACCACATATAGCTGGAACTTTAATCAGGCCGGAAAGTGTACTATACGAACTTGCAAAAGATAAAACATTTGACGAAGTTTCAAAAGCGTTTTACAATCAAATAAACTTCAAACAAATAAAGGAGTGTATAAGATACGCTATTGATGTGATGAAAATATTAAAATATTATAAGAAAGTAAAGCCGAAAGTCCCAAGACGGTTGAAGAGAAAATTAGGACCTACTAGCTACCCTTTCATAGATAAGGAAAATGAAAATAATAAATATGATCCTACAATAAAAAACTCTAATGTGAAAGTAGTAGATGTTCTAAACAAACTATATGAAGGAAAGGAAATTTCACAAGTGGCTGAGGAGCTAAGTATACCCAAAGAGGCCGTAATTGAGTCAATTCTCTACTCTGCTTCACTTATAGATGATTTTCACCTATCGTTATCTGAGTTCAAGGATCCTGCTTCAGTAGTAATTGAATCCTTTAACTATATTAGAAAGAAGTAG
- a CDS encoding beta-class carbonic anhydrase, translating to MSVFSGMKLVISCMDRRLNSYLKKKYPDAIVIRNAGANVNSLLITLEKYKDRVDEVILLPHTDCGAMKVVYSSLKEGKKITSLVEEKLVSQFISKKFSSLSELERLNMEIQKENLKRIFGDKVRAELIDVNKIEIPPSNESYMAYVSKPSQLGELSSNIYHISAEDKEIWDSLDIAVYAMKINKIITPDEKTVEKIKAAYPSVTVSTTSF from the coding sequence ATGTCCGTATTTAGTGGGATGAAGTTAGTTATTTCTTGTATGGATAGGAGATTAAATTCTTATCTAAAGAAAAAGTATCCAGATGCTATAGTCATTAGAAATGCTGGAGCTAATGTTAATTCACTTTTGATAACGTTGGAAAAATACAAGGATAGAGTTGATGAGGTGATTTTATTACCCCATACCGATTGTGGGGCAATGAAGGTTGTTTACTCCTCCTTAAAAGAAGGAAAGAAAATAACATCACTTGTTGAGGAGAAGCTAGTGAGTCAGTTTATCTCAAAGAAATTTAGCTCCCTTTCAGAATTGGAAAGGTTGAACATGGAAATTCAAAAGGAAAATCTGAAAAGAATATTTGGAGATAAAGTAAGAGCTGAGTTAATAGATGTAAATAAGATAGAAATTCCACCTTCTAACGAGTCTTACATGGCCTATGTAAGTAAACCTTCCCAGTTAGGTGAACTGAGTTCAAATATCTACCATATTTCAGCTGAAGATAAGGAAATTTGGGACAGTTTAGATATAGCAGTCTACGCTATGAAGATAAATAAAATTATAACTCCAGACGAGAAAACTGTTGAAAAGATAAAAGCTGCCTATCCTTCAGTTACCGTCTCTACTACTTCTTTCTAA
- a CDS encoding uracil-DNA glycosylase encodes MESFISRLISCNRCPRLTQYRNSFPDNYWKKPVPPNGEINAEIVIIGLAPAANGGNRTGRMFTGDESSNNLTNALYAVGFANQPFSISKDDGLKLVRIYITSAVKCAPPQNKPNKDEIINCSTFLEEEVRMLENAKVYIALGKVAWDSIINVFKKIGYSVPNVKFYHGALVKVTKPDMSIIWLIGSYHPSPRNMKTGRLTMNMLVEIFSTAKRLVSNKERIT; translated from the coding sequence GTGGAAAGCTTTATATCTAGGCTAATTTCGTGCAACAGATGCCCTAGACTTACACAATATAGAAACTCCTTTCCCGATAATTACTGGAAAAAGCCAGTTCCTCCAAATGGCGAAATTAATGCTGAGATAGTGATAATAGGCTTAGCACCAGCAGCGAATGGGGGAAATAGGACCGGTAGAATGTTTACCGGAGATGAGAGTTCGAATAATCTTACCAATGCTTTATATGCAGTTGGATTTGCAAATCAGCCGTTTTCAATTTCTAAGGACGATGGTTTAAAGTTGGTTCGTATTTACATTACCTCTGCAGTGAAATGTGCACCTCCACAAAATAAGCCTAATAAGGATGAGATAATTAACTGTTCAACATTCTTGGAAGAGGAGGTAAGGATGCTAGAAAACGCAAAAGTTTATATCGCATTGGGTAAAGTCGCATGGGATTCAATCATTAACGTTTTTAAAAAAATTGGGTATAGCGTTCCTAACGTAAAATTTTATCATGGTGCTTTAGTAAAGGTTACAAAGCCAGATATGTCAATAATATGGCTAATAGGAAGCTATCATCCAAGTCCAAGGAACATGAAAACTGGAAGGCTAACAATGAATATGCTGGTTGAAATATTTAGCACTGCTAAAAGGTTGGTGAGTAATAAGGAAAGAATTACCTAA
- the speB gene encoding agmatinase translates to MRQIDALKSPRFTQISTFGRLPICGKDEEIKAAFLGIPFDDAVTYRPGARFGPMGIRQGSRLLRPYNQFLDTYPFDKLNACDMGDINIIPGYIEDTMNIIQTNLYEIISSKNLVPFIAGGDHSITLPVLRALHKKYGKINIVHLDSHYDFWDSYWGKKHTHGTWLRRAIEEGLIKEAIQGGIRASTFSKEDLKDKERLGVKSFTIRDLKYNLDSVIREINSLSGPTHVSIDIDVVDPAFAPGTGTPEVGGLTSFDIIEIIRKLRFDKLVGFDVVEVAPPYDVSEITTMLAANIIYEGMSVLSLNL, encoded by the coding sequence ATGAGGCAAATAGACGCGTTAAAATCTCCACGCTTCACACAAATTTCTACCTTCGGTAGACTACCGATTTGCGGAAAAGATGAGGAAATAAAGGCGGCGTTTTTAGGAATACCTTTCGATGATGCCGTAACTTATAGACCCGGAGCTAGATTTGGACCTATGGGAATAAGACAAGGATCTAGATTATTAAGACCTTACAATCAATTTCTAGATACTTATCCTTTTGATAAGCTTAACGCTTGCGATATGGGTGATATAAACATTATTCCAGGGTACATTGAGGATACCATGAACATAATACAAACGAACCTTTACGAAATAATATCATCAAAAAACCTAGTGCCCTTTATAGCTGGTGGAGATCACTCAATCACGTTACCCGTTTTAAGGGCTTTACATAAGAAGTATGGAAAAATAAATATCGTACACTTGGATTCACATTACGACTTCTGGGATTCCTATTGGGGTAAGAAACATACACATGGCACGTGGTTAAGGAGGGCAATTGAAGAGGGTTTAATCAAAGAAGCAATACAAGGAGGAATTAGGGCCTCAACGTTCTCGAAAGAAGATCTTAAAGATAAGGAGAGGTTAGGAGTGAAGAGTTTCACAATTAGAGATTTAAAGTATAATTTAGATTCTGTTATAAGGGAAATAAATTCCCTATCTGGTCCAACACATGTTTCCATTGATATAGATGTTGTAGATCCGGCTTTTGCTCCTGGGACTGGTACGCCAGAAGTGGGTGGTTTGACAAGCTTCGACATTATAGAAATTATCAGAAAGCTGAGATTTGATAAACTAGTTGGATTTGATGTCGTAGAAGTTGCCCCACCATATGATGTAAGCGAAATCACCACAATGTTAGCTGCGAATATCATCTATGAAGGAATGAGCGTACTCTCACTAAATCTTTAA
- a CDS encoding AAA family ATPase, which produces MWFVYGKPTNNPFGREKEIESLIRLYKLGQPVGLIGPRRIGKTSLLLASLEQSSIPFSLISAEEFIRGEKGFDFAEFLSAYITTVTATIYSKAGYKVILEKGKSYLKQLRDLLGQIKVTFNVPELYSVIELTLDKAEKRKNLKNEFREAMDLPQILAEKFGLEKIVIGIDEFQYLRLAKQSIPGIYHVMRSKWQFHKNVTYVISGSLIGMMMELLNSREQPFYQFFYLMKVNPFDRKTSIDFLRKGFELNGLKISEGEIELIVNQVDGFPAWLNLVGIKIITERRSVREIIDSLARDVNLVTALENDLKKLSSTARAVLKSLAKLGGAGRPKDLGMDLLSVNRGLKQLINYGFVDKEERGIYRIIDPMLTKYLIS; this is translated from the coding sequence TTGTGGTTTGTTTACGGAAAACCAACAAACAATCCATTCGGAAGGGAAAAGGAAATAGAATCACTAATAAGACTGTACAAATTAGGTCAACCCGTAGGTTTAATAGGACCAAGAAGAATAGGCAAAACGTCACTTCTTTTGGCATCTCTTGAACAATCATCTATCCCATTTTCCTTAATTTCTGCAGAGGAATTCATAAGAGGAGAAAAGGGATTTGATTTTGCTGAATTCCTCTCAGCCTATATTACAACCGTAACAGCTACAATTTACTCAAAAGCCGGTTACAAGGTAATATTGGAAAAAGGCAAGAGTTATCTAAAACAATTAAGGGATCTGCTGGGACAAATAAAAGTGACTTTTAATGTACCAGAACTTTACTCCGTGATAGAACTGACTTTAGATAAGGCTGAAAAGAGAAAGAATTTGAAAAATGAATTCCGTGAAGCTATGGACCTACCTCAAATACTCGCAGAGAAGTTTGGATTAGAAAAGATTGTTATCGGTATAGACGAATTCCAATATTTACGTCTAGCGAAGCAATCTATCCCCGGAATATATCACGTTATGCGAAGTAAATGGCAGTTTCATAAAAATGTGACATATGTAATTTCTGGCTCATTAATTGGAATGATGATGGAGTTATTAAACTCAAGAGAGCAACCTTTCTATCAATTTTTTTACTTGATGAAAGTAAATCCATTTGATAGGAAAACATCAATAGACTTTTTAAGAAAAGGATTTGAATTAAATGGTTTAAAAATAAGTGAAGGAGAGATAGAACTAATTGTAAATCAAGTTGACGGATTTCCAGCGTGGCTTAATCTAGTTGGAATCAAAATTATTACTGAAAGAAGAAGTGTTAGAGAAATTATTGACTCATTGGCAAGAGATGTAAACTTAGTTACGGCATTAGAGAATGACTTAAAGAAACTATCTTCTACAGCAAGAGCTGTTCTAAAAAGTTTGGCTAAATTGGGAGGAGCTGGACGACCCAAGGATCTAGGTATGGATTTGTTAAGTGTGAATAGGGGACTGAAACAACTAATAAATTATGGTTTTGTTGATAAGGAAGAGAGAGGCATTTATAGGATTATTGACCCGATGCTGACTAAATACCTTATAAGTTAA
- a CDS encoding metallophosphoesterase family protein, with protein sequence MGKEIKLLFVTDIHGSDVVFKKAINAANMFKVNYLVFGGDLVGKGVFPLYKRGDKYYDVNNNLLTKDKLEEIKKNGFYVYISEKENEIEDFNEMTINKLYAEFVTQQLVSWFKLIEERLKDVKVIWNLGNDDPPFVDDVFKNNDIKFEEIVEIDSSSSPLYMLNCPYTNETPYKSYRIVPEYTIYNKGYELLRKVNETTNAIFNFHAPPYNTKLDLAYVNGQWVHVGSRSVRELEEKFQPLLGLHGHIHESHAIDKIGKTTVINPGSEYTERILKYALITIIKEVKGLAARYKLASNVISKG encoded by the coding sequence TATTTAAAAAGGCTATTAACGCTGCTAATATGTTTAAAGTTAATTATTTGGTCTTTGGAGGTGACTTAGTAGGCAAGGGCGTTTTTCCACTATACAAAAGAGGGGATAAGTACTATGATGTTAATAATAATTTACTAACAAAGGATAAGCTTGAAGAAATTAAGAAAAATGGCTTTTACGTATATATTTCAGAAAAGGAAAATGAAATTGAAGATTTTAATGAAATGACGATAAATAAACTTTACGCCGAATTCGTTACGCAACAACTTGTCAGTTGGTTTAAATTAATTGAAGAGAGGTTAAAGGATGTAAAGGTTATATGGAATTTAGGTAATGATGATCCACCGTTTGTAGATGATGTATTCAAAAATAACGATATTAAATTTGAGGAAATCGTTGAAATTGATTCGTCAAGTTCTCCCTTATACATGTTAAATTGTCCATATACTAATGAAACACCGTATAAATCATATAGAATCGTGCCGGAATATACTATATATAACAAAGGATATGAACTGTTAAGAAAGGTTAATGAAACGACGAATGCCATTTTCAACTTTCATGCCCCGCCATATAATACCAAATTAGATCTAGCATATGTAAACGGTCAATGGGTTCACGTAGGTTCCAGATCTGTAAGGGAATTGGAAGAAAAATTCCAACCACTTTTAGGGCTACATGGGCATATTCATGAATCCCATGCAATAGATAAAATTGGAAAAACAACAGTGATAAATCCTGGCAGTGAATATACTGAGAGAATACTTAAATATGCTTTAATAACGATAATAAAGGAGGTTAAGGGATTAGCAGCGCGATATAAATTGGCTAGTAACGTAATATCTAAAGGTTAA